The window aaaatatataatagacAATTCTTTTTCCATAAAGGAAATTAAAGAATAAACCAATTTAACagttaatataaataaataaataaatatatatatatatatataacctTTATAAGGTCATACTGTAAAAATGAAACATGAAtaacaagaaaaaattaatatataaacaagacaacaaataaatattatatatatatatatatttttttttttttttatatttatgggtatacatttatttttaaaaatattaagaaaaatttCCAGTGAGGAAtccttttaaaaaatattataaaaataaaacacaatttgttacatataaatatattcatacatccatatatatatattatatatatatatatatatatatatatatatatatactgcactgttttacaaaattacaagaaatgaaataacaaaacagatatacacatattacttacttatatattattatgtctatttattttatttaccCATCGTATGACAATTTTCATGAATGTTGTAAATGCTTTACAAGTaactttatatattatcgATTTGTACAATtattcacatatatatatttaaattatttttctacatatatgcaaaaaaacaaacaaaataaatattcacgtttgatttaatttttattagcaaactaaattattttttttttactataCAGTACCAATACTTGgatgatatttttatatatttaacaagaccaaaaaaaaaagaagggcatagaagaaaaaataaatatataatacaatataatataataaaataaaataatttaaacTAAATGAATGACAAAGGGAGGTTTTTCATTTAAACACATTCACaacattattttaaaagaatatgCTAGAACCAATAAACTtatgttaatatttatCCTTATTTTTAACATTCTNNNNNNNNNNNNNNNNNNNNNNNNNNNNNNNNNNNNNNNNNNNNNNNNNNNNNNNNNNNNNNNNNNNNNNNNNNNNNNNNNNNNNNNNNNNNNNNNNNNNNNNNNNNNNNNNNNNNNNNNNNNNNNNNNNNNNNNNNNNNNNNNNNNNNNNNNNNNNNNNNNNNNNNNNNNNNNNNNNNNNNNNNNNNNNNNNNNNNNNNNNNNNNNNNNNNNNNNNNNNNNNNNNNNNNNNNNNNNNNNNNNNNNNNNNNNNNNNaaaaaaaaaaaaaaaaaaaaaaaaaaaaaaaaaaaaaaaatttaaaaaaaaaaataaaaaaaaaaaatttttttttttttttttttttttttttttttttttttttttttttttttttttttttttttttttttttttttttaaataaatattatcataaactcatatatcattaatgtttataaattataatgaatatgaatttataatatatacctttaatatataagttTAAAAGGAGAAcacatttttttgtatatagTTATTACCACATGTATTTTATTCCTTTAAATTGGGaagtaatattataatatacattttttatatataattatatttacaaaataaaaacaaaatcACACATTACagttttttttcttttgcataaaatcatatacaaaattttatagaaggaacttattattatatatatatatttatatatatttatttatttaatgtaAAACAAAACTCTAAATGATTGCCAAATTCCCTCTTATTTcaaataatcataaaatatgtagcttattttatccttttctccttttattaaatattactaagaattatataaataaaaataaatcaaaaaaaagaaaaaaaaaaaaaaaaaaaaaaaaaaaattaaaaatttagaTAAATGGGAAGAAGTGATATCTttcaaattatataattaaatttataaacaaataagtatattaatatatattaaaacataataataacttatttgtaaaaatatattatatatattatatatatatatatatatgtagaaTATTCTGtaccatatatatatatatatatatatatatatatatatatatatatatatattattttaaaatactttatataattatttatgtatattatttatatatatataatgattaaataaaactagccatttttttttttttttttttaatacgtaaaaatatgtgaaaaaaaaaataaaataaaacatattaaaacttaacatatatatattatatatatataatataataattttatgaatttatatttatgataaaattatgttatatttttcgAAACATTTAAGAggtatttttttaataatttatatggatatatattatatatatatatattatatttataagaaactacaaatatataactttcaggtgttttattttgtaaattaataaatgaacatatttttttattcatattaatttttttggtaatataatttgatttttagttctatatatcatttttataaatttatattatatataatataatatatgtatttttttttttttttttttttttttttatgttacaattttttataagttTTTTCTTTCTGTAAATAAACAgtcatataaaattatatgtaaaaaaaaattatgacTTGTTCATATCGTTTGATAGAAAtttaaagaagaaaaaaaaaataaaataaataaataatatatcagacaatcaaaatatatatatatatatatatatatatatatatttttatttatttacatatatatttgctgtatttaatatatattttttttaattataatgaaatacatatttaaaaattatattttatcttgaaaaagaaagaataTTAAAACAACTTGTAGTATTTCATTTTtagtatataaatattatatatataatggatagcgattcaaataaaaatgacCACGAGACGTTAGAGAACTCAGGTTTATTCAACGACGAAAATGCATCTGATGGGAATGGTGTTGAGAActttaagaaaaaaatgaaaatgataaaagtattaaatgtaaagaaaaataaagaaatgaaGAAAGATAGAAAGGataagaagaaaagaaaacTTCAAAGGATTATcgatgatgataatgaagaTGAAGATGATGTTATTGAGAAAGAAAATGATCAAGACaaagatgaagaaaatgatcAAGACATAGATCAAGAAAATGATCAAGAAAATGATCAAGACAAAGATCAAGAAAATAATCAAGACAAAGATCAAGAAAGAGATCAATACAAAGATCAAGAGGGTGTGTTTCTTTTTGGTAATGATGATTTGATTGATGAGGATGAGGAGAGACATAAgaagaaaaggaaaaaagaaaaggaagAAAGAGGtaaacacaaaaaaaaaaaaagtataaagCGAATAATggaaaatgatgatatgCATGAGGTTCATAGTGATGATagtaattataataataataatattagcgatgatgatgataataataatagtgaTAGCAGNNNNNNNNNNNNNNNNNNNNNNNNNNNNNNNNNNNNNNNNNNNNNNNNaaaaaaaaaaaaaaaaaaaaaaaaaagcgAATTTATCGATACCATTGCAGAAGAAAGTgatgaaaaagaagaagatgatgattatgatgatgaaaataatataaatatagataaaatgaccaatgaaaataaaaaatcgAAGAAAATAGATTTTGATAAATTAGGCTTAggtgatgatgatgaagacgaagataattatatgaatgatTTTGGAAATCATTCTAATATAtctgaaaaaaaaaaaaaatctcATTTTGACGAAATATtagaaaa of the Plasmodium reichenowi strain SY57 chromosome 11, whole genome shotgun sequence genome contains:
- a CDS encoding IWS1-like protein, putative, whose amino-acid sequence is MDSDSNKNDHETLENSGLFNDENASDGNGVENFKKKMKMIKVLNVKKNKEMKKDRKDKKKRKLQRIIDDDNEDEDDVIEKENDQDKDEENDQDIDQENDQENDQDKDQENNQDKDQERDQYKDQEGVFLFGNDDLIDEDEERHKKKRKKEKEERGKHKKKKSIKRIMENDDMHEVHSDDSNYNNNNISDDDDNNNSDSXXXXXXXXXXXXXXXXXKKKKKKKKSEFIDTIAEESDEKEEDDDYDDENNINIDKMTNENKKSKKIDFDKLGLGDDDEDEDNYMNDFGNHSNISEKKKKSHFDEILENLKSKRKRVHKISEDDGLEYCENILNQMILMHEQDLQSMKEKKPATAKLQIIDHVCKILTKPKWKPFFMKLNIYHVLALWLMPTSKNTLPNFTIRTNLLKVIQQLPITIKSLRGSQLGKIMTYLHSHKHETEENKKLIKNIMQNWMGPIIGINTNYKQYLKERQKRISENPEYHKKVLEKAKTLIPDAICIEKEEEQNEMKRHATIPYNSECSFLINVPSSIPSTSKKIIPKSKIKRLTDNMKLLKRCKKMQKVSIEGKGVAVAP